A genomic segment from Streptosporangium roseum DSM 43021 encodes:
- a CDS encoding alpha/beta fold hydrolase: MDLYTRSAGEGLPVVLLHAFPLSSAMWLAQREGLGAVCKVITPDLRGFGGSVLGDDEPSLDAMADDVVRLLDREGVDRAVVGGLSMGGYVTMALCRRHPDRVLGVILADTKAAADPEAARANRERIAAAVLDDGTSILVEEVLPSLIGVTTVQRRAMVFGRVRGLVQSAPPKAVAWAQRAMAGRPDSFDTLRGLKVPALVIVGEEDRLTPPADAETMVGAVPDGRLAVIEKAGHLSAIEQPEAFNRAVAGFIAELAGGSPPRG, translated from the coding sequence GTGGACCTGTACACGCGATCGGCGGGCGAGGGACTTCCGGTCGTCCTCCTCCACGCGTTCCCCCTGTCATCGGCCATGTGGCTGGCCCAGCGCGAGGGCCTGGGCGCCGTCTGCAAGGTCATCACCCCCGATCTGCGCGGCTTCGGCGGCTCGGTGCTGGGCGACGACGAGCCCTCCCTCGACGCGATGGCCGACGACGTCGTCCGCCTGCTCGATCGCGAGGGCGTCGACCGGGCCGTCGTCGGCGGCCTGTCCATGGGCGGCTACGTGACGATGGCCCTGTGCCGCCGGCACCCCGACCGGGTGCTGGGGGTGATCCTCGCCGACACCAAGGCGGCCGCCGATCCCGAGGCGGCCAGGGCGAACCGCGAGCGCATCGCCGCCGCCGTCCTCGACGACGGCACCTCGATCCTGGTGGAGGAGGTGCTGCCGTCGCTGATCGGGGTCACCACCGTGCAGCGCAGGGCGATGGTGTTCGGCCGGGTGCGCGGGCTGGTCCAGTCGGCCCCGCCCAAGGCCGTGGCCTGGGCCCAGCGGGCCATGGCGGGCCGCCCCGACTCCTTCGACACCCTGCGCGGGCTCAAGGTGCCCGCCCTCGTGATCGTGGGGGAGGAGGACCGGCTCACCCCGCCCGCCGACGCCGAGACGATGGTCGGGGCCGTGCCGGACGGGCGGCTGGCCGTGATCGAGAAGGCGGGTCACCTGAGCGCGATCGAACAGCCCGAGGCGTTCAACCGCGCGGTGGCGGGCTTCATAGCCGAGCTTGCCGGGGGATCACCACCTCGCGGATGA
- the nucS gene encoding endonuclease NucS, giving the protein MRLVIARCSVDYLGKLTAHLPMAPRLILIKADTSVSIHADDRAFKPLNWMNPPCKLREEEGTWTVTHGKTGEKLVLTMEEIIHDSSHELGVDPGLIKDGVEAHLQELLAEHITTLGAGWTLVRREYMTAIGPVDILCRDHAGANVAVELKRRAGIDAVEQLTRYLELMNRDPLLAPVTGILAAQAIAPQAKTLAEDRGIRCVTLDYDALRGIERNDTLF; this is encoded by the coding sequence ATGCGGCTGGTCATCGCGCGATGCAGCGTGGATTATCTGGGAAAGCTCACTGCGCATCTTCCGATGGCGCCCCGGCTCATCCTGATCAAAGCGGACACCTCGGTCTCCATTCATGCGGACGACCGGGCTTTCAAACCGCTCAACTGGATGAACCCGCCGTGCAAGCTCCGTGAGGAGGAGGGCACCTGGACGGTGACCCACGGCAAGACCGGTGAGAAGCTCGTGCTCACCATGGAGGAGATCATCCACGACTCCAGCCACGAGCTGGGCGTGGACCCCGGTCTGATCAAGGACGGCGTCGAGGCCCACCTGCAGGAGCTGCTGGCCGAGCACATCACCACGCTGGGCGCGGGCTGGACGCTGGTCCGCCGCGAATACATGACGGCGATCGGCCCGGTGGACATCCTCTGCCGCGACCACGCGGGCGCGAACGTGGCCGTGGAGCTCAAGCGCCGCGCGGGCATCGACGCGGTGGAACAGCTCACCCGTTACCTGGAGCTGATGAACCGCGATCCCCTGCTCGCCCCCGTCACCGGCATCCTGGCCGCCCAGGCCATCGCGCCGCAGGCCAAGACCCTGGCAGAGGACCGCGGCATCCGCTGCGTGACCCTGGACTACGACGCGCTGCGGGGCATCGAGCGCAACGACACCCTGTTCTGA
- a CDS encoding sensor histidine kinase, with amino-acid sequence MRALIWSGRSIDPSGPHVWHSLRGWEVLLAVATLVPVAFIVPGDLPVTEKILFAGLMAAILPVYFLFGRSAILTEDRRRGAVYLAVLVVLFTPAAFIEPSAAFALFGLCPQCFMVFPAKPAVGVVIVLNAGPVVRFLVENQGDTFNFLSVSTIVIFFSAVFGIWMERIMRQSEERAALIAELEAQRAEVSRLSAERGALAERERLAGEIHDTLAQGFTSIIMLIQAAEAQSDPARHLSLAVQTARENLAEARALIAALSPAPLDGSTLDEALVRLAGRLREETGIATAFSLRGESRPLPPPTEVVLLRAAQEALANVRKHAAAGRVEVSASYGPETVALEIRDDGRGFDPAVAEGYGLRGMRARVEQVGGTLTLTSSPAGGTTLEAVLPAEQPDRGA; translated from the coding sequence ATGAGGGCGTTGATCTGGTCCGGACGGAGCATCGACCCGTCCGGGCCGCACGTCTGGCACTCGCTGCGCGGCTGGGAGGTGCTCCTCGCCGTCGCGACGCTCGTGCCCGTGGCGTTCATCGTGCCAGGCGACCTCCCCGTCACGGAGAAGATCCTCTTCGCCGGGCTCATGGCCGCGATCCTCCCCGTCTACTTCCTGTTCGGCCGGTCGGCGATCCTGACCGAGGACCGGCGGCGGGGCGCGGTCTACCTCGCCGTCCTAGTCGTCCTGTTCACTCCGGCGGCGTTCATCGAACCCTCGGCGGCGTTCGCCCTCTTCGGCCTCTGCCCGCAGTGCTTCATGGTCTTCCCGGCCAAGCCGGCGGTCGGGGTGGTGATCGTGCTGAACGCCGGTCCGGTCGTCCGCTTCCTGGTCGAGAACCAGGGCGACACGTTCAACTTCCTGAGCGTCAGCACCATCGTGATCTTCTTCTCCGCCGTGTTCGGCATCTGGATGGAGCGGATCATGCGGCAGAGCGAGGAGCGGGCGGCCCTCATCGCGGAGCTGGAGGCCCAGCGGGCCGAGGTCTCCAGGCTCTCGGCCGAGCGCGGAGCCCTGGCCGAGCGCGAACGCCTCGCCGGGGAGATCCACGACACCCTGGCCCAGGGCTTCACCAGCATCATCATGCTGATCCAGGCCGCCGAGGCCCAGTCCGACCCGGCCCGCCACCTGTCGCTGGCCGTACAGACGGCGCGCGAGAACCTGGCCGAGGCCCGCGCGCTGATAGCCGCGCTCAGCCCGGCGCCGCTGGACGGCTCCACCCTGGACGAGGCGCTGGTGCGGCTGGCCGGCCGGCTCAGGGAGGAGACGGGGATCGCCACCGCCTTCTCCCTCCGCGGGGAGTCGCGCCCGCTGCCGCCGCCCACCGAGGTGGTGCTCCTCCGGGCGGCCCAGGAGGCGCTGGCCAACGTGCGCAAGCACGCGGCGGCCGGCCGGGTGGAGGTCTCGGCCTCCTACGGCCCGGAGACGGTGGCGCTGGAGATCCGCGACGACGGGCGCGGTTTCGATCCCGCCGTCGCCGAGGGGTACGGCCTGCGCGGCATGCGTGCCCGGGTGGAGCAGGTGGGCGGCACCTTGACGTTGACCAGTTCGCCGGCGGGAGGTACGACCCTGGAGGCCGTCCTCCCCGCCGAGCAGCCAGATCGGGGAGCGTGA
- a CDS encoding RNA-guided endonuclease InsQ/TnpB family protein, with product MLVTEMLKLAPSAEQREALLATMRACNAAANRVAEVAFEQRTANKIALQKLVYADLRHEFGLSAQMAIRSIAKACEAYKRDKKIKPAFRKLGAVAYDPRILTWKGRDAVSILTLTGRALIPVVYQGRWTQGPENRIRGQADLVYHDGMFFLAVVIDVPEPPGGGEPDGWLGVDLGIVNLATDSTGEAHSGKGVRAVRRRNAALRARLQAKGTKSAKRLLKKRRRKESRFARDVNHVISKHLVGKAKGTRSGIALEDLEGIRDRVTVRKAQRADLHSWSFHQLRTFVMYKAALTGVPVRLVDARNTSRTCHRCGQCKKKNRPSRDDFRCVDCGFAGPADHNAAINIGRRAVSHAAIDAA from the coding sequence ATGTTGGTGACGGAGATGTTGAAGCTCGCACCGAGCGCTGAGCAGCGCGAGGCGCTGCTGGCGACGATGCGCGCGTGCAACGCCGCCGCCAACCGGGTCGCCGAAGTCGCATTCGAGCAGCGAACCGCGAACAAAATCGCACTTCAGAAGCTCGTCTACGCCGACCTGCGCCACGAGTTCGGGCTGTCGGCGCAGATGGCCATCCGTTCCATCGCCAAAGCCTGTGAGGCGTACAAGCGAGACAAGAAGATCAAGCCGGCGTTCCGGAAGCTGGGGGCGGTCGCCTACGACCCGCGCATCCTCACCTGGAAAGGCCGCGACGCGGTCAGCATCCTCACCTTGACCGGCCGCGCCCTTATCCCGGTCGTCTACCAGGGACGGTGGACGCAAGGCCCGGAGAACCGCATCCGAGGCCAGGCAGATCTGGTCTACCACGACGGCATGTTTTTCCTCGCCGTCGTGATCGACGTCCCCGAACCGCCGGGAGGTGGCGAGCCGGACGGGTGGCTCGGCGTGGACCTCGGCATCGTCAACCTCGCCACCGACTCCACCGGCGAAGCCCACAGCGGCAAGGGCGTGCGGGCCGTACGGCGCCGCAACGCCGCCCTTCGGGCACGCCTGCAGGCCAAGGGCACGAAATCCGCCAAGCGGCTGCTGAAGAAACGCCGCCGCAAGGAGTCCCGGTTCGCCCGGGACGTCAACCACGTCATCTCCAAACACCTGGTCGGCAAAGCCAAAGGCACCCGCTCCGGAATCGCCCTCGAAGACCTCGAAGGAATCCGGGACCGGGTAACGGTTCGTAAGGCTCAGCGTGCCGACCTGCACTCCTGGAGCTTCCATCAGCTCCGCACGTTCGTGATGTACAAGGCCGCCCTCACCGGGGTGCCCGTGCGGCTGGTGGACGCCCGCAACACCTCCCGCACCTGTCATCGGTGCGGGCAATGCAAGAAGAAGAACCGTCCCAGCAGGGACGATTTCCGGTGCGTCGACTGCGGGTTCGCTGGCCCCGCCGACCATAACGCTGCGATCAACATCGGTCGTAGGGCAGTGAGTCACGCTGCCATCGACGCGGCCTGA
- a CDS encoding ABC transporter ATP-binding protein has translation MRTAVTARGLTKRYGDVQAVGGIDLDIHVGEVFAILGPNGAGKSTTVEIMEGYRTRDAGEVSVLGADPGRPTREWRSRIGVVLQTSNDVAEVTVRETVRHFAGYYPNPKDPDEVIELVGLSDKAGKRIRQLSGGQRRRVDVALGVIGGPELLFLDEPTTGFDPEARRQFWDLIQGLAQQGTTIVLTTHYLDEAEALADRVAVVAGGLIVAEGEPKTLGGRATAKARVSWSDEGERRTLETDTPTRTVLELTHRFDGEVPELTVTRPSLEDVYLKLIEPPA, from the coding sequence ATGAGAACAGCGGTGACGGCGCGGGGCCTGACCAAGCGCTACGGCGACGTGCAGGCGGTCGGGGGCATCGACCTCGACATCCACGTGGGCGAGGTGTTCGCGATCCTCGGCCCGAACGGGGCGGGGAAGTCCACCACGGTGGAGATCATGGAGGGCTACCGGACCCGGGACGCCGGAGAGGTCAGCGTCCTGGGCGCCGACCCGGGCAGGCCGACTCGGGAGTGGCGCTCCCGGATCGGCGTGGTGCTGCAGACGTCCAACGACGTGGCCGAGGTGACGGTGCGGGAGACCGTGCGGCACTTCGCGGGCTACTACCCCAACCCCAAGGACCCGGACGAGGTGATCGAGCTGGTCGGCCTGTCGGACAAGGCCGGCAAGCGGATCCGCCAGCTCTCCGGCGGCCAGCGGCGCCGGGTGGACGTGGCGCTGGGCGTGATCGGCGGCCCGGAGCTGCTCTTCCTCGACGAGCCGACCACCGGGTTCGACCCCGAGGCGCGCCGGCAGTTCTGGGACCTGATCCAGGGGCTGGCGCAGCAGGGGACCACGATCGTGCTGACCACCCACTACCTGGACGAGGCCGAGGCGCTGGCCGACCGGGTGGCCGTGGTGGCGGGGGGCCTCATCGTGGCCGAGGGCGAGCCCAAGACCCTGGGCGGCCGGGCCACCGCCAAGGCCAGGGTGAGCTGGTCCGACGAGGGCGAGCGCCGCACGCTGGAGACCGACACCCCGACCAGGACCGTGCTTGAGCTGACCCACCGCTTCGACGGCGAGGTGCCCGAGCTGACCGTGACCCGTCCTTCCCTGGAGGACGTCTATCTCAAGCTCATCGAGCCTCCCGCCTGA
- a CDS encoding ABC transporter permease gives MTQTTTRPPAPPLAGGQPSAIRLGLSRAAFETKMFFREKDAVIFTFAFPIVLLVIFGSIFADDLEGTGLNVSQLYVAGLIGSAAMTGFQNLGIGIAVDRDDGTLKRLLGTPLPRTSYFIGKALNTLVVSAFQVVILLAIGVTLFGLKLPSEVSTWLTFVWVFVLGVIGSSLLGIAVSSLPRSGKSASAVIAMPFVVLQFISGVFIPVAQLPAWLANIASFFPLKWMCQGFRSVFLGDAGATLELTKSYELDRVALILGAWVVGGLVLCLVTFRWKSRRDG, from the coding sequence ATGACGCAGACCACCACCCGGCCCCCCGCTCCGCCGCTGGCCGGCGGGCAGCCCTCCGCGATACGGCTGGGGCTGTCGCGGGCGGCCTTCGAGACCAAGATGTTCTTCCGGGAGAAGGACGCGGTCATCTTCACCTTCGCCTTCCCGATCGTCCTGCTGGTGATCTTCGGTTCGATCTTCGCGGACGATCTGGAGGGGACCGGGCTGAACGTCTCCCAGCTCTACGTGGCCGGCCTGATCGGCTCGGCGGCGATGACGGGTTTCCAGAACCTCGGCATCGGCATCGCGGTGGACCGCGACGACGGCACGCTCAAGCGGCTGCTGGGCACGCCTCTGCCGCGCACGTCCTACTTCATCGGCAAGGCGCTCAACACCCTGGTCGTCTCCGCCTTCCAGGTCGTGATCCTGCTGGCCATCGGGGTCACGCTGTTCGGCCTGAAGCTGCCCTCCGAGGTCTCGACGTGGCTGACCTTCGTCTGGGTGTTCGTGCTCGGCGTGATCGGCTCGTCCCTGCTCGGCATCGCGGTCAGCAGCCTGCCCCGGTCCGGCAAGAGCGCCAGTGCGGTGATCGCCATGCCGTTCGTGGTGCTGCAGTTCATCTCGGGGGTGTTCATCCCCGTCGCCCAGCTTCCGGCCTGGCTGGCGAACATCGCGTCGTTCTTCCCTCTCAAGTGGATGTGCCAGGGTTTCCGCTCGGTCTTCCTGGGCGACGCCGGTGCCACACTGGAGCTCACGAAATCGTATGAACTCGACCGGGTCGCCCTGATCCTGGGAGCCTGGGTCGTCGGAGGACTGGTGCTGTGCCTGGTGACGTTCCGCTGGAAGAGCCGCCGCGACGGATGA
- a CDS encoding alpha/beta hydrolase, which produces MEIRASTVLPARREPIELQTGDGLTLVGELALPADRPPVATLICLHPLPTHGGMMDSHVYKKAANRLPALADLAVLRFNTRGTTSDRGTSQGAFGGGQDERFDVAAALEYAEFHDLPRAWLVGWSFGTELALKWGHDPLVEGAVLLSPPLHRATDADLDAWAAFGRPLTVLVPEFDDYLQPEKARERFARVPQAEVVGVDGAKHLWVGEPYVRIVLDEIVRRVNPAASPLPTEIAGP; this is translated from the coding sequence ATGGAGATCCGGGCCTCTACGGTGCTGCCCGCGCGCAGGGAGCCGATCGAGCTGCAGACCGGCGACGGGCTGACGCTCGTCGGCGAGCTGGCCCTGCCGGCGGACAGGCCCCCGGTGGCCACGCTGATCTGCCTGCACCCGCTGCCCACGCACGGCGGCATGATGGACAGCCACGTCTACAAGAAGGCCGCCAACCGGCTGCCCGCGCTGGCTGATCTCGCCGTGCTGCGCTTCAACACGCGCGGCACGACCTCCGACCGGGGCACATCCCAGGGGGCCTTCGGCGGGGGGCAGGACGAACGCTTCGACGTCGCCGCCGCGCTGGAGTACGCCGAGTTCCACGACCTGCCCCGGGCCTGGCTGGTCGGCTGGTCCTTCGGCACCGAGCTCGCGCTCAAGTGGGGGCACGATCCGCTGGTGGAGGGCGCCGTCCTCCTCTCCCCGCCGCTGCACCGGGCCACCGACGCCGACCTCGACGCGTGGGCGGCGTTCGGCCGGCCGCTGACCGTGCTGGTCCCCGAGTTCGACGACTACCTCCAGCCGGAGAAGGCCCGTGAGCGCTTCGCCCGGGTCCCCCAGGCGGAGGTCGTCGGGGTGGACGGGGCCAAGCACCTGTGGGTCGGCGAGCCGTACGTGCGGATCGTCCTCGACGAGATCGTCCGGCGGGTGAACCCGGCCGCCTCGCCCCTCCCCACGGAGATCGCCGGTCCGTAG
- a CDS encoding 3-hydroxyacyl-CoA dehydrogenase family protein, producing the protein MTRSFEKVGVVGLGTMGAGIAEVFARAGLGVTGVEADPAALERGRGHLEGSTGRALAKGRLTEAERAEILGRVTFTTSLEDLADADLVIEAIPEVMDFKRALFTDLDRICKPSAVLATNTSSLSVTEIAATTARPGQVVGMHFFNPAPIMKLVEVIHTVTTEDGLAEEVAALARRLGKTPVSVGDRAGFVVNRLLLTYLNHAAVLLENGLATRDDIDAAMKLGVGLPMGPFTLLDLIGLDTSYEVLCVLFQESRDRRHAPAPILRELVTAGLLGRKAGGGFHRDEEPGGPPPTVKPSVGSVAVLGEGAEEFTAKLSAAGFKTASAEAADVVVALSRNPVIELAAGLPHPERLVGLHLVGDGVAEVASTVLTSAEAARAVEGLVRIVGRTPVRCRDRAEFVVDALLYPYLNDAVRMYDSGYATVEDIDSAMRLGCGYPSGPFEMLDELGLETVRDGLRALYAEYREPSFAPAPLLDQLVTAGVRSIRDLP; encoded by the coding sequence ATGACGCGCAGCTTTGAGAAGGTCGGAGTGGTCGGGCTCGGCACGATGGGCGCGGGGATCGCCGAGGTGTTCGCCCGGGCGGGGCTCGGGGTGACCGGCGTGGAGGCCGACCCGGCTGCGCTGGAGCGGGGCCGCGGCCATCTGGAGGGCTCCACGGGCAGGGCTCTGGCCAAGGGCCGGCTGACCGAGGCCGAGCGCGCGGAGATCCTCGGCAGGGTGACCTTCACCACCTCCCTGGAGGACCTCGCCGACGCCGACCTGGTGATCGAGGCCATCCCCGAGGTCATGGATTTCAAACGGGCGCTCTTCACCGACCTGGACCGGATCTGCAAGCCGTCCGCGGTGCTCGCGACCAACACCTCCTCGCTCTCCGTCACCGAGATCGCGGCCACCACCGCCCGCCCCGGCCAGGTCGTCGGCATGCACTTCTTCAACCCCGCGCCGATCATGAAGCTGGTCGAGGTGATCCACACGGTGACCACCGAGGACGGCCTGGCGGAGGAGGTGGCCGCCCTCGCGCGCAGGCTCGGCAAGACCCCGGTGAGCGTCGGCGACCGCGCCGGGTTCGTGGTCAACCGGCTGCTGCTGACCTATCTCAACCACGCCGCTGTCCTGCTGGAGAACGGCCTGGCGACCCGTGACGACATCGACGCCGCGATGAAGCTCGGCGTCGGGCTGCCGATGGGGCCCTTCACCCTGCTCGACCTGATCGGCCTGGACACCTCCTACGAGGTGCTGTGCGTGCTGTTCCAGGAGAGCCGCGACCGCCGCCACGCTCCCGCGCCGATCCTGCGCGAGCTGGTCACCGCCGGGCTGCTCGGCCGCAAGGCCGGCGGCGGCTTCCACCGGGACGAGGAGCCCGGCGGGCCGCCGCCGACGGTCAAACCCTCGGTGGGTTCGGTGGCGGTGCTGGGAGAGGGGGCGGAGGAGTTCACCGCCAAGCTCTCCGCCGCCGGTTTCAAGACCGCCTCCGCCGAGGCCGCCGACGTGGTCGTCGCGCTGTCCCGCAATCCCGTGATCGAGCTGGCCGCCGGGCTTCCGCACCCCGAGCGCCTGGTCGGCCTGCACCTGGTCGGAGACGGGGTCGCCGAGGTCGCCTCCACGGTGCTCACCTCGGCCGAGGCCGCACGCGCCGTGGAGGGTCTGGTACGGATCGTCGGCCGGACCCCGGTGCGGTGCAGGGACCGGGCCGAGTTCGTGGTGGACGCGCTCCTCTACCCGTATCTGAACGACGCCGTGCGGATGTACGACTCCGGTTACGCGACCGTCGAGGACATCGACTCGGCCATGAGGCTGGGCTGCGGCTACCCCTCGGGGCCCTTCGAGATGCTCGACGAGCTGGGGCTGGAGACCGTCCGCGACGGGCTGCGCGCGCTCTACGCCGAGTACCGTGAGCCGTCTTTCGCCCCCGCGCCGCTGCTCGACCAGCTCGTCACGGCCGGGGTGCGGAGCATCCGCGACCTGCCATGA